One window from the genome of Amycolatopsis sp. NBC_01480 encodes:
- the gcvP gene encoding aminomethyl-transferring glycine dehydrogenase encodes MTSTPFDARHIGPAEAERAKMLAETGHGSLDALVEAAVPSAIRATRDLDLPAAASEEEATAELRALAALNRPMTQMIGLGYSDTVTPGVIRRNVLENPAWYTAYTPYQPEISQGRLEALLNFQTMVADLTGLATANASLLDESTAVAEAMTLMRRASKAKSNVVVLDAECLPQTIAVVRTRAAALGIDVQVRDLLTGLPEEFFGVVVQYPGASGVLRGRGFYQAVSEAAKAAGALYTVAADLLALTLITSPGEFGADVAAGSTQRFGVPLGYGGPHAGYMAVRAGLERSLPGRLVGVSVDADGNSAYRLALQTREQHIRREKATSNICTAQVLPAVLAAMYAVYHGPDGLQAIANRVHRLAAGLADALRAGGVEVVHESFFDTVVAHVPGRAAEVHAAAREAGINLGHVDADHVRIACDEVTRPDTIAKVLRAFGVDGEWATATALPNGIVRESGFMGHEVFSTHRSETAMLRYLRRLSDQDYALDRGMIPLGSCTMKLNATTEMEPISWREFAGIHPFAPAEDAQGYHVLVEQLAGWLAEVTGYDQVSLQPNAGSQGELAGLLAIRGYHHANGQPERDVCLIPSSAHGTNAASAVLAGMRVVVVKCTDEGNVDLADLQAKVDAHRETLAAIMVTYPSTHGVYEHGIERLAKIVHDGGGQVYVDGANLNALLGLAKPGEFGGDVSHLNLHKTFCIPHGGGGPGVGPVAVRAHLAPYLPNHPLLDQAGPATGVGPISGAPYGSASILPISWAYVRMMGGPGLTTATKVAVLAANYVASRLSPHFPVLYTGQDGLVAHECILDLRGITKETGVTVDDVAKRLIDYGFHAPTMSFPVAGTLMVEPTESEDLGEIDRFIAAMIAIRGEIDQVAAGRWTAGTSPLRGAPHTAEALVGEWTADYDRELAVYPAGVSRKNKYWPPVRRIDGARGDRNLVCSCPPLNAYEG; translated from the coding sequence ATCACCTCCACCCCCTTCGACGCCCGCCACATCGGCCCCGCTGAGGCCGAGCGGGCCAAGATGCTCGCCGAAACCGGGCACGGAAGCCTGGACGCCCTCGTCGAGGCGGCGGTGCCCTCGGCCATCCGCGCCACCCGTGACCTGGACCTGCCCGCGGCGGCCAGCGAGGAAGAGGCCACCGCGGAGCTGCGCGCGCTGGCGGCGCTCAACCGCCCGATGACGCAGATGATCGGCCTCGGCTACTCCGACACCGTCACCCCCGGCGTGATCCGCCGCAACGTGCTGGAGAACCCGGCCTGGTACACCGCGTACACGCCGTACCAGCCGGAGATCTCGCAAGGACGGCTCGAGGCGCTGCTGAACTTCCAGACCATGGTCGCCGACCTCACCGGCCTGGCCACCGCGAACGCGTCGCTGCTGGACGAGTCGACCGCCGTCGCCGAGGCCATGACGTTGATGCGCCGGGCTTCGAAGGCCAAGTCGAACGTGGTCGTGCTCGACGCCGAGTGCCTGCCGCAGACGATCGCGGTGGTGCGCACGCGCGCCGCGGCGCTGGGCATCGACGTGCAGGTGCGCGACCTGCTGACCGGGCTGCCCGAGGAGTTCTTCGGCGTGGTCGTGCAGTACCCGGGCGCGTCCGGCGTGCTGCGGGGACGCGGTTTCTACCAGGCCGTTTCCGAGGCCGCGAAGGCCGCGGGCGCGCTGTACACGGTGGCCGCGGACCTGCTGGCGCTCACCCTGATCACCTCGCCCGGCGAGTTCGGCGCCGACGTGGCGGCCGGCTCGACGCAGCGTTTCGGCGTGCCGCTCGGCTACGGCGGCCCGCACGCCGGGTACATGGCCGTGCGCGCCGGGCTGGAGCGCTCGCTGCCCGGCCGTCTCGTGGGCGTCTCGGTGGACGCCGACGGCAACTCCGCGTACCGGCTCGCGCTGCAGACGCGTGAGCAGCACATCCGCCGCGAGAAGGCGACGTCCAACATCTGCACCGCGCAGGTGCTGCCGGCCGTGCTCGCCGCGATGTACGCGGTCTACCACGGCCCGGACGGCTTGCAGGCCATCGCGAACCGCGTGCACAGACTGGCCGCCGGGCTCGCGGACGCCTTGCGCGCCGGCGGGGTCGAGGTCGTGCACGAGTCCTTCTTCGACACGGTCGTGGCGCACGTCCCGGGCCGCGCCGCGGAGGTCCACGCCGCCGCGCGTGAGGCCGGGATCAACCTCGGCCACGTCGACGCCGACCACGTGCGCATCGCCTGCGACGAGGTGACACGCCCGGACACGATCGCGAAGGTGCTCCGCGCGTTCGGCGTGGACGGCGAGTGGGCCACAGCCACCGCGCTGCCGAACGGCATCGTGCGCGAGAGCGGCTTCATGGGCCACGAGGTGTTCAGCACCCATCGCTCCGAGACGGCCATGCTGCGGTACCTGCGCCGGCTGTCCGATCAGGACTACGCGCTCGACCGCGGCATGATCCCGCTCGGCTCCTGCACGATGAAGCTCAACGCCACCACGGAAATGGAGCCGATCAGCTGGCGCGAGTTCGCGGGCATCCACCCGTTCGCGCCCGCCGAGGACGCCCAGGGCTACCACGTGCTGGTCGAGCAGCTTGCCGGCTGGCTCGCCGAGGTGACCGGCTACGACCAGGTGTCGTTGCAGCCGAACGCGGGCAGCCAGGGCGAGCTGGCGGGCCTGCTCGCCATCCGCGGCTACCACCACGCGAATGGCCAGCCCGAGCGCGACGTCTGCCTGATCCCGTCGTCCGCGCACGGCACGAACGCCGCTTCGGCGGTGCTCGCGGGCATGCGTGTGGTCGTGGTCAAGTGCACCGACGAGGGCAACGTCGACCTGGCCGACCTCCAGGCCAAGGTGGACGCCCACCGCGAGACGCTCGCGGCGATCATGGTCACCTACCCGTCCACGCACGGCGTTTACGAGCACGGCATCGAGCGGCTCGCGAAGATCGTGCACGACGGCGGCGGCCAGGTCTACGTCGACGGCGCGAACCTGAACGCGTTGCTGGGCCTGGCGAAGCCGGGTGAGTTCGGCGGCGACGTCTCGCACCTGAACCTGCACAAGACGTTCTGCATCCCGCACGGCGGCGGCGGCCCCGGCGTCGGCCCGGTCGCGGTGCGCGCGCACCTCGCGCCGTACCTGCCGAACCACCCGCTGCTGGACCAGGCCGGCCCGGCCACCGGCGTCGGCCCGATCAGCGGCGCGCCGTACGGCTCGGCGTCGATCCTGCCGATCTCCTGGGCGTACGTCCGGATGATGGGCGGCCCCGGCCTGACCACGGCCACCAAGGTAGCGGTGCTCGCCGCGAACTACGTCGCCTCGCGCCTTTCGCCGCACTTCCCGGTGCTCTACACCGGACAGGACGGCCTGGTCGCGCACGAGTGCATCCTCGACCTGCGCGGCATCACCAAGGAGACCGGCGTGACGGTCGACGACGTCGCGAAGCGGCTCATCGACTACGGCTTCCACGCGCCGACCATGTCGTTCCCGGTCGCCGGCACGCTGATGGTCGAGCCCACCGAGAGCGAGGACCTGGGCGAGATCGACCGGTTCATCGCGGCGATGATCGCCATCCGCGGCGAGATCGACCAGGTCGCGGCCGGCCGGTGGACCGCCGGGACCAGCCCGCTGCGCGGCGCCCCGCACACCGCGGAGGCGCTGGTCGGCGAGTGGACCGCGGACTACGACCGCGAGCTGGCGGTGTACCCGGCCGGGGTGTCGCGCAAGAACAAGTACTGGCCGCCGGTCCGGCGCATCGACGGCGCGCGCGGCGACCGCAACCTCGTCTGCTCCTGCCCGCCCCTCAACGCTTACGAAGGCTGA
- a CDS encoding glutamine synthetase family protein has protein sequence MVSRRGFLTLDALRAQVEAGTIDTVLVAITDMQGRLQGKRCSAEYFLEEVVGHATEACNYLLAVDVDMNTVDGYAISSWESGYGDFVLRPDFATLRRVPWQEGTAMVLADVERVQGGPVAPSPRQVLRRQLDRLAERGLAAFVGTELEFIVFDDSYETAWDKRYHDLKPANQYNVDYSMLGTARLEPLLRRIRNDMAGAGLYPESAKGECNLGQQEIAFRFADALTTCDNHSVYKNGAKEIAAQEGKSLTFMAKYNEREGNSCHIHISLRSTDGGAVLAGDGDHGFSPLMEHFLAGQLAALRELTYFLAPNINSYKRFVPGSFAPTAVAWGTDNRTCALRVVGHGESLRVENRVPGGDVNPYLAVAALIAAGLHGIENELPLEPEFTGNAYSSGKPTVPTTLGEAAGTLATSEIARAAFGDDVVEHYLNAAKIEREAFEKAVTDWERVRGFERL, from the coding sequence ATGGTCAGCAGGCGCGGCTTCCTCACCCTCGACGCGCTCCGGGCGCAGGTCGAGGCGGGCACGATCGACACCGTGCTCGTGGCGATCACCGACATGCAGGGCAGGCTCCAGGGCAAGCGCTGCTCGGCCGAGTACTTCCTCGAAGAGGTGGTCGGGCACGCCACCGAGGCGTGCAACTACCTGCTCGCGGTGGACGTCGACATGAACACCGTCGACGGGTACGCGATCTCGTCGTGGGAGAGCGGTTACGGCGACTTCGTGCTCCGGCCCGACTTCGCCACCCTGCGCCGGGTGCCGTGGCAGGAGGGCACGGCGATGGTGCTCGCGGACGTCGAGCGTGTGCAGGGCGGCCCGGTCGCCCCGTCGCCGCGGCAGGTGCTGCGCCGTCAGCTCGACCGGCTCGCCGAGCGTGGGCTGGCCGCGTTCGTGGGCACTGAGCTGGAGTTCATCGTCTTCGACGACAGTTACGAGACCGCGTGGGACAAGCGCTACCACGACCTCAAGCCCGCCAACCAGTACAACGTGGACTACTCGATGCTCGGCACCGCGCGCCTCGAGCCGCTGCTGCGCCGCATCCGCAACGACATGGCCGGCGCCGGGCTGTACCCCGAGTCGGCGAAGGGCGAGTGCAACCTCGGCCAGCAGGAGATCGCGTTCCGCTTCGCCGACGCGCTCACCACGTGCGACAACCACAGCGTCTACAAGAACGGCGCCAAGGAGATCGCCGCGCAGGAGGGCAAGAGCCTCACCTTCATGGCGAAGTACAACGAGCGCGAAGGCAACTCCTGCCACATCCACATCAGCCTCCGCTCGACCGACGGCGGCGCCGTGCTGGCCGGCGACGGCGACCACGGCTTCTCGCCGCTGATGGAGCACTTCCTCGCCGGGCAGCTGGCCGCGCTGCGCGAGCTGACCTACTTCCTCGCCCCGAACATCAACTCCTACAAGCGGTTCGTGCCCGGCAGCTTCGCGCCGACGGCCGTCGCGTGGGGCACCGACAACCGCACCTGCGCGCTGCGCGTGGTGGGCCACGGCGAGTCGCTGCGGGTGGAGAACCGGGTGCCGGGCGGCGACGTGAACCCGTACCTGGCAGTGGCCGCGCTGATCGCCGCCGGCCTGCACGGCATCGAGAACGAGCTGCCGCTGGAGCCGGAGTTCACCGGCAACGCCTACTCCTCGGGCAAGCCGACCGTGCCTACCACTCTGGGCGAGGCCGCCGGCACGCTCGCGACCAGCGAGATCGCCCGCGCCGCGTTCGGCGACGACGTGGTGGAGCACTACCTCAACGCCGCCAAGATCGAACGGGAGGCGTTCGAGAAGGCCGTCACCGACTGGGAGCGGGTCCGTGGTTTCGAGCGGCTCTAG
- the glyA gene encoding serine hydroxymethyltransferase, producing the protein MTTFDAPLSVVDPEVAAAVAAELDRQQSTLEMIASENFAPLGVLEAQGSVLTNKYAEGYPGRRYYGGCEHVDVVEQLAIDRAKALFGAEHANVQPHSGAQANAAAMFAVLKPGDTILGLDLAHGGHLTHGMKINFSGKLYNVVAYHVDKETGIVDLAEIERLAVEHKPKLIIAGWSAYPRQLDFAAFRRIADRVDAKLMVDMAHFAGLVAAGLHPSPVPHADIVTTTTHKTLGGPRGGLILCREELAKKVNSAVFPGQQGGPLEHVIAAKAVALKIAATEEFRERQERTLAGSRILADRLSRSDCAEAGVRVLTGGTDVHLMLVDLVNSELNGQEAEDRLHSVGITVNRNAVPFDPRPPMVTSGLRIGTPALATRGFGAEDFTEVADVIAEALKPDFDESVRQTLSARVELLAKKHPLYADLAR; encoded by the coding sequence ATGACGACTTTCGACGCCCCGCTGTCCGTTGTGGACCCCGAGGTCGCCGCGGCGGTGGCGGCCGAGCTGGACCGCCAGCAGTCCACCCTGGAGATGATCGCGTCCGAGAACTTCGCGCCGCTGGGCGTGCTCGAGGCGCAGGGCTCGGTGCTGACCAACAAGTACGCCGAGGGGTACCCGGGCCGCCGGTACTACGGCGGGTGCGAGCACGTCGACGTCGTCGAGCAGCTGGCGATCGACCGGGCCAAGGCGCTGTTCGGCGCCGAGCACGCGAACGTGCAGCCGCACTCGGGTGCGCAGGCCAACGCGGCGGCGATGTTCGCCGTGCTGAAGCCGGGGGACACGATCCTCGGGCTCGACCTGGCGCACGGCGGGCACCTGACGCACGGGATGAAGATCAACTTCTCCGGCAAGCTGTACAACGTGGTCGCCTACCACGTCGACAAGGAGACCGGGATCGTCGACCTGGCCGAGATCGAGCGGCTGGCCGTCGAGCACAAGCCGAAGCTGATCATCGCCGGCTGGTCGGCCTACCCGCGTCAGCTGGACTTCGCCGCGTTCCGGCGCATCGCCGACCGGGTCGACGCCAAGCTGATGGTGGACATGGCGCACTTCGCCGGGCTCGTGGCCGCGGGGCTGCACCCGTCGCCGGTGCCGCACGCCGACATCGTCACCACCACCACGCACAAGACCCTCGGCGGCCCGCGCGGCGGCCTGATCCTGTGCCGCGAGGAGCTGGCGAAGAAGGTCAACTCGGCGGTGTTCCCCGGCCAGCAGGGCGGGCCGCTGGAGCACGTGATCGCGGCGAAGGCCGTGGCGCTGAAGATCGCCGCGACCGAGGAGTTCCGCGAGCGGCAGGAGCGGACCCTGGCGGGCTCGCGGATCCTGGCCGACCGGCTGTCGCGTTCGGACTGCGCCGAGGCGGGCGTGCGGGTGCTCACCGGCGGCACCGACGTGCACCTGATGCTGGTCGACCTGGTCAACTCCGAGCTGAACGGCCAGGAGGCCGAGGACCGGCTGCACTCGGTGGGCATCACGGTGAACCGCAACGCGGTGCCGTTCGACCCGCGCCCGCCGATGGTCACCTCCGGCCTGCGCATCGGCACCCCGGCCCTGGCCACCCGCGGCTTCGGCGCCGAAGACTTCACCGAGGTCGCCGACGTCATCGCCGAGGCGCTCAAACCCGACTTCGACGAGTCCGTGCGGCAGACGCTCAGCGCCCGCGTCGAACTGCTGGCCAAGAAGCACCCGCTGTACGCGGACCTGGCCCGATGA
- the gcvT gene encoding glycine cleavage system aminomethyltransferase GcvT, protein MSKETSLHGVHKGLGALFTDFAGWSMPVRYASELAEHKAVREAAGLFDLSHMAEIHVRGAQAADVLDFALVGNLSGVKPGRARYTMICDADGGVLDDLVVYRLADEEYLVVANAGNADVVAAALAERVTGFDAVVENRSEETALLAVQGPKAVEIVGAVTDADLGALKYYASVPAVVNGHNVLLARTGYTGEDGFELYVPAAEAPSVWRILTEAGEPHGLVPAGLACRDTLRLEAGMPLYGNELSLQLSPFEAGLGRVVKFEKPGDFVGRAALEELAKADVPRVRVGLRGAGRRAPRHGYRLLDSETEVGEVTSGALSPTLGYPIAMAYVDRAYTEPGTKLSVDIRGRIEPVEVVALPFYSRA, encoded by the coding sequence GTGTCGAAAGAGACGTCCCTGCACGGAGTCCACAAGGGACTCGGCGCGCTGTTCACCGACTTCGCGGGCTGGTCGATGCCCGTGCGCTACGCCAGTGAACTGGCCGAGCACAAGGCCGTCCGCGAGGCGGCGGGCCTGTTCGACCTGTCGCACATGGCCGAGATCCACGTCCGCGGCGCGCAGGCCGCGGACGTGCTCGACTTCGCGCTGGTCGGCAACCTGTCCGGGGTCAAGCCGGGCCGGGCGCGGTACACGATGATCTGCGACGCCGACGGCGGTGTGCTGGACGACCTGGTGGTCTACCGGCTCGCCGACGAGGAGTACCTGGTGGTCGCGAACGCCGGCAACGCCGACGTGGTCGCCGCGGCGCTGGCCGAGCGCGTGACCGGGTTCGACGCCGTGGTGGAGAACCGTTCCGAGGAGACCGCGCTGCTCGCCGTCCAGGGCCCGAAGGCCGTGGAGATCGTCGGCGCGGTGACGGACGCGGACCTGGGCGCGCTGAAGTACTACGCCAGCGTCCCGGCCGTGGTGAACGGGCACAACGTGCTCCTGGCCCGCACCGGCTACACCGGTGAGGACGGCTTCGAGCTGTACGTGCCGGCCGCCGAGGCGCCGTCGGTGTGGCGGATCCTGACCGAGGCCGGGGAGCCGCACGGCCTGGTCCCGGCCGGGCTGGCCTGCCGCGACACCCTGCGTCTCGAAGCCGGAATGCCGTTGTACGGCAACGAACTCAGCCTCCAGCTCAGCCCGTTCGAGGCCGGGCTGGGGCGCGTGGTGAAGTTCGAGAAGCCGGGTGACTTCGTCGGGCGCGCCGCGTTGGAGGAGCTGGCCAAGGCGGACGTTCCGCGCGTGCGCGTCGGGTTGCGTGGCGCAGGGCGACGCGCGCCGCGCCATGGCTACCGGTTGCTGGACAGTGAAACCGAAGTCGGCGAGGTGACCAGTGGCGCGCTGTCGCCGACGCTGGGGTACCCGATCGCCATGGCGTACGTCGATCGGGCGTACACCGAGCCCGGCACAAAGCTTTCCGTCGACATCAGGGGCAGGATCGAGCCCGTCGAGGTCGTTGCCCTGCCCTTCTACTCCCGAGCCTGA
- the gcvH gene encoding glycine cleavage system protein GcvH, with amino-acid sequence MSIPQNLSYTKEHEWLSVVDGVATVGITAFAAESLGDIVFVQLPAVGATITAGEVFGEVESTKSVSELYSPVSGEVVGVNETTSDTPEVINSDPYTEGWLLKVRLTGDTPELLDAAAYAELTQEN; translated from the coding sequence GTGAGCATTCCCCAGAACCTGTCCTACACCAAGGAACACGAGTGGCTGTCGGTCGTCGACGGCGTGGCCACCGTGGGCATCACCGCCTTCGCCGCGGAGTCGCTCGGCGACATCGTGTTCGTGCAGCTGCCCGCCGTGGGCGCCACGATCACCGCGGGCGAGGTGTTCGGCGAGGTCGAGTCGACCAAGTCGGTCAGTGAGCTGTACTCGCCGGTGAGCGGCGAGGTGGTCGGGGTGAACGAGACCACATCGGACACCCCCGAGGTGATCAACTCGGACCCTTACACCGAAGGATGGCTCCTGAAGGTGCGGCTGACCGGGGACACGCCCGAGCTGCTCGACGCCGCTGCTTACGCCGAGCTGACCCAGGAGAACTGA
- a CDS encoding gamma-glutamyl-gamma-aminobutyrate hydrolase family protein produces MVSSGSSENPVIGLTSYVEQAKFLAWDTEAALLHRVYLDCVVAAGGIPVLLPPVTDAHDRLVSTVDGLVLTGGADVDPARYGQAPHEKTYTRPDRDAFEFGLLAAARRAHVPVLGVCRGLQVINVALGGTLAQHLPETVGDTAHQPAPAVFGPGIVSLTEGSRAAAILGPEAKTLCYHHQAIDRLGDGLVATGHSADGTVEAAESPGEDFLLGVQWHPEQDTDDIRLFKALVEAARENR; encoded by the coding sequence GTGGTTTCGAGCGGCTCTAGCGAAAACCCGGTCATCGGCCTCACCTCGTACGTGGAGCAGGCGAAGTTCCTGGCCTGGGACACCGAAGCCGCGCTGCTGCACCGGGTGTACCTCGACTGCGTGGTGGCCGCGGGCGGCATCCCCGTGCTGCTGCCGCCGGTGACCGACGCGCACGACCGGCTCGTTTCCACTGTGGACGGTCTGGTGCTCACCGGCGGCGCCGACGTGGACCCGGCTCGGTACGGCCAGGCGCCGCACGAGAAGACCTACACCCGGCCGGACCGTGACGCGTTCGAGTTCGGCTTGCTCGCGGCCGCGCGCCGCGCGCACGTGCCGGTGCTCGGGGTGTGCCGTGGCCTGCAGGTGATCAACGTCGCGCTCGGCGGGACGCTGGCGCAGCACCTGCCGGAGACCGTCGGGGACACCGCGCATCAGCCCGCGCCCGCGGTTTTTGGGCCTGGCATCGTCTCGCTCACCGAGGGCAGCCGTGCGGCCGCGATCCTTGGGCCGGAAGCGAAAACGCTCTGTTACCACCATCAGGCGATCGACCGGCTCGGCGACGGGCTGGTCGCCACCGGGCACTCGGCCGACGGCACCGTCGAGGCCGCCGAGTCGCCGGGCGAAGACTTCCTGCTCGGGGTCCAATGGCACCCGGAGCAGGACACCGACGACATCCGGCTGTTCAAAGCACTGGTCGAAGCAGCAAGGGAGAACAGATGA
- a CDS encoding 3-oxoacyl-ACP reductase: MVQRFEGRVAVITGGASGIGLASARRLASEGAKIVIGDLTPEAGKAAADEVGGLFVPTDVTDAEQVEALFATAVEQFGSVDVAFNNAGISPPEDDSILTTGIEAWERVQRVNLTSVYLCCKAALPHMQRQGKGSIINTASFVAVMGAATSQISYTASKGGVLSMSRELGVQFARENIRVNALCPGPVNTPLLKELFAKDPERAARRLVHVPVGRFAEPEEIAAAVAFLASDDASFITASQFLVDGGISGAYVTPL, encoded by the coding sequence ATGGTGCAGCGTTTCGAAGGCCGCGTCGCGGTGATCACCGGCGGCGCGAGCGGCATCGGCCTCGCCTCGGCGCGGCGGCTGGCGAGCGAGGGCGCGAAGATCGTGATCGGCGACCTCACGCCGGAGGCGGGCAAGGCCGCGGCGGACGAGGTCGGCGGCCTGTTCGTGCCGACCGACGTCACCGACGCCGAACAGGTGGAGGCCCTCTTCGCGACGGCCGTGGAGCAGTTCGGCTCGGTCGACGTCGCGTTCAACAACGCCGGCATCTCGCCGCCGGAGGACGACTCGATCCTGACCACCGGCATCGAGGCCTGGGAGCGGGTCCAGCGGGTCAACCTGACCTCGGTGTACCTGTGCTGCAAGGCCGCGCTGCCGCACATGCAGCGCCAGGGCAAGGGCTCGATCATCAACACCGCGTCGTTCGTCGCGGTGATGGGCGCCGCGACCTCGCAGATCTCCTACACCGCGTCCAAGGGCGGGGTGCTTTCGATGAGCCGCGAGCTGGGCGTGCAGTTCGCGCGGGAGAACATCCGCGTGAACGCGCTGTGCCCCGGCCCGGTGAACACCCCGCTGCTCAAGGAGCTGTTCGCGAAGGACCCCGAGCGCGCGGCCCGCCGCCTGGTGCACGTGCCTGTCGGCCGCTTCGCCGAGCCTGAGGAGATCGCGGCCGCCGTGGCCTTCCTGGCCAGCGACGACGCCAGCTTCATCACCGCCTCGCAGTTCCTGGTGGACGGCGGGATCTCGGGCGCCTACGTCACGCCGCTGTAA
- a CDS encoding general stress protein, producing MTEAFTQTTAGRAQARPQLPTMPTGWPIGSYESYEQAQRAVDHLASTDFPVTDVTIVGVQPMLVERIAGRMTWGKLLGSAAMSGAVFGLFLGLVLSLLNPAAGLIPILLGLVAGVGFNLLFGALGYAANRNKRGFVSQSQLVAQRYDVLSQPRNAEKGRALLADLSARSGLLH from the coding sequence ATGACTGAAGCATTCACGCAGACCACGGCGGGCCGGGCTCAGGCGCGGCCGCAGCTCCCGACCATGCCGACGGGCTGGCCGATCGGCTCCTACGAGTCCTACGAGCAGGCACAGCGCGCGGTCGACCACCTCGCGAGCACGGACTTCCCGGTCACCGACGTGACGATCGTGGGCGTCCAGCCGATGCTCGTGGAGCGCATCGCGGGCCGGATGACCTGGGGCAAGCTGCTCGGCAGCGCGGCCATGTCCGGCGCGGTGTTCGGCCTGTTCCTCGGCCTGGTGCTGAGCCTGCTCAACCCGGCGGCCGGCCTGATCCCGATTCTGCTCGGCCTGGTCGCCGGCGTCGGGTTCAACCTGCTGTTCGGCGCACTGGGCTACGCGGCCAACCGCAACAAGCGCGGTTTCGTCTCGCAGAGCCAGCTGGTCGCGCAGCGCTACGACGTGCTGTCGCAGCCCCGCAACGCCGAGAAGGGCCGCGCGCTGCTGGCGGATCTTTCGGCTCGATCGGGTCTGCTGCACTGA
- a CDS encoding aldehyde dehydrogenase family protein, with protein MTASDAASAGGSASAVFDVINPATEQVVRSVALTSAEETDAAIARAQAAFPAWRDVAPGDRARLLRRFADAVEGDIENLARLEVTNSGHTIGNARWEAGNVRDVLNYYSATPERLIGQQIPVPGGVNVTFHEPLGVVGVIVPWNFPMPIAGWGFAPALAAGNTVVLKPAELTPLTAVRLAELAREAGIPEDVFQVLPGKGSVVGQRFVDNPAVRKVVFTGSTEVGKQIMAGCSAQVKRVTLELGGKNANVVFADADLEKAAATAPYGVFDNAGQDCCARSLILVQASVYDRFMELLEPAVRGVVVGDPGDEKTEMGPLISAGHHAKVSSYVTEDTPVAFRGSAPDGPGFWFAPTVVTPPDLADPLAADEIFGPVVAVVPFTGEADAVRMANHTEYGLSGSIWTRDVGRAFRVARGVEAGNLSVNSHSSVRYWTPFGGFKQSGLGRELGPDAAAAFTETKNVFLSTEE; from the coding sequence ATGACTGCGTCTGACGCCGCCTCCGCGGGAGGGAGTGCGTCGGCGGTGTTCGACGTGATCAACCCCGCCACCGAGCAGGTGGTGCGGTCGGTCGCGCTGACGAGCGCCGAGGAGACCGACGCGGCGATCGCCCGGGCCCAGGCGGCGTTCCCGGCCTGGCGCGACGTCGCCCCGGGGGACCGGGCGCGGCTGCTGCGCCGGTTCGCCGATGCCGTCGAGGGCGACATCGAGAACCTCGCGCGCCTGGAGGTCACCAACTCCGGCCACACCATCGGCAACGCGCGGTGGGAGGCGGGCAACGTCCGCGACGTGCTGAACTACTACTCCGCCACCCCGGAACGTCTGATCGGGCAGCAGATCCCGGTGCCGGGCGGGGTGAACGTCACCTTCCACGAGCCGCTGGGCGTGGTCGGCGTGATCGTGCCGTGGAACTTCCCGATGCCGATCGCCGGCTGGGGTTTCGCGCCCGCGCTCGCCGCGGGCAACACCGTGGTGCTCAAGCCGGCCGAGCTGACGCCGCTGACGGCGGTGCGGCTGGCCGAGCTGGCCCGCGAGGCCGGTATCCCCGAGGACGTCTTCCAGGTGCTGCCCGGCAAGGGCTCGGTGGTGGGACAGCGATTCGTCGACAATCCGGCCGTGCGCAAGGTCGTGTTCACCGGCTCCACCGAGGTCGGCAAGCAGATCATGGCGGGCTGCTCCGCCCAGGTGAAACGGGTGACGCTGGAGCTGGGCGGGAAGAACGCGAACGTCGTGTTCGCCGACGCCGACCTGGAGAAAGCCGCCGCGACCGCGCCGTACGGGGTGTTCGACAACGCCGGGCAGGACTGCTGCGCCCGTTCACTGATCCTCGTCCAAGCGTCCGTGTACGACCGTTTCATGGAACTGCTCGAACCTGCTGTACGTGGCGTGGTCGTCGGCGATCCGGGCGACGAGAAGACCGAGATGGGCCCGCTGATTTCGGCCGGGCACCACGCGAAAGTCTCCTCTTACGTCACCGAGGACACCCCGGTCGCCTTCCGCGGCAGCGCGCCGGACGGGCCGGGCTTCTGGTTCGCGCCGACCGTCGTCACCCCGCCGGACCTGGCCGACCCGCTGGCCGCGGACGAGATCTTCGGCCCGGTGGTCGCGGTGGTCCCGTTCACCGGCGAGGCCGACGCGGTCCGGATGGCGAACCACACCGAGTACGGCCTGTCCGGCTCGATCTGGACCCGCGACGTCGGGCGCGCGTTCCGCGTCGCGCGCGGGGTCGAGGCCGGGAACCTGTCGGTGAACTCGCACTCGTCGGTGCGGTACTGGACGCCGTTCGGCGGGTTCAAGCAGTCCGGCCTCGGCCGGGAGCTGGGCCCGGACGCCGCGGCGGCGTTCACCGAGACCAAGAACGTTTTCCTGAGCACGGAAGAGTAG